One region of Limnospira fusiformis SAG 85.79 genomic DNA includes:
- the tnpA gene encoding IS200/IS605 family transposase translates to MYESALIIARSLVDVNPLTKRASVSDLKIHLVCVTKYRRQILTVESLMLILKYFREVAEKMNFQVLEFNGESDHIHTLVEYPPQLSISVIVNALKGFASRRYGQARFPKLYGKESLWSPSYFVSSSGGAPLEVLKSYIKNQEKPS, encoded by the coding sequence ATGTATGAGTCTGCATTAATTATAGCTAGGAGTCTGGTAGATGTCAACCCTTTGACGAAAAGAGCGTCTGTTTCGGATTTAAAGATTCATTTGGTCTGTGTGACTAAGTATCGTCGCCAAATCTTGACAGTGGAGAGCCTGATGTTAATCCTGAAGTATTTTCGAGAAGTGGCTGAAAAAATGAATTTTCAAGTGCTGGAATTTAATGGGGAGTCAGACCATATTCATACCTTAGTTGAATACCCTCCTCAACTCTCTATTTCTGTCATAGTAAATGCTTTAAAAGGATTTGCCAGTCGTAGATATGGGCAAGCCAGATTCCCTAAACTCTACGGAAAAGAATCTTTATGGTCGCCTAGTTATTTTGTATCTTCAAGCGGTGGCGCACCATTAGAGGTTCTGAAGTCTTACATTAAAAACCAAGAAAAGCCGTCGTAG
- a CDS encoding pentapeptide repeat-containing protein, with protein MKFPILTMITLSIAILPMAPVRASNLQEIRQLLSTKECPNCNLTNAGLVLADLSGANLSGANLTGANLSRANLTGANLTGANLTGASLFGANLTGANLTGANLAGSDLRGAYLANAIALEANITEAQLIGVVGLPTNIGNAEDFYRLGVKEALEGNYKNAIDHYNRALSLNPNLAAAYFARSMAWADSGDLNRAMSDAKQAQELYNRWGSQEGQEITAQLIEIIEFRQNPQELRARNGGVMGLLESATPLLLRFLF; from the coding sequence ATGAAATTCCCAATTCTAACGATGATTACCCTGTCGATTGCTATCCTACCAATGGCTCCGGTCCGGGCCAGTAATTTACAGGAGATCCGACAACTCCTATCAACTAAAGAATGTCCAAACTGCAATCTGACTAATGCGGGTTTGGTGTTAGCAGATCTCAGCGGCGCGAACCTCAGCGGGGCTAACCTGACTGGGGCTAACCTGAGTCGTGCTAACCTGACTGGGGCTAATCTGACTGGGGCGAACCTGACTGGGGCGAGTTTATTTGGGGCGAACCTGACTGGGGCGAACCTGACTGGGGCGAACCTGGCGGGGTCGGATTTGCGAGGCGCTTATTTGGCTAATGCGATCGCCCTTGAGGCTAATATTACTGAGGCTCAATTAATTGGAGTGGTGGGACTCCCGACTAATATTGGCAACGCCGAGGATTTCTATCGCCTGGGAGTTAAAGAAGCCTTGGAAGGGAACTATAAAAATGCCATAGACCACTACAACCGCGCCCTGAGTCTCAATCCTAACCTGGCGGCGGCTTATTTTGCTCGCAGTATGGCTTGGGCTGATAGTGGTGATTTAAATAGAGCCATGTCGGATGCTAAACAGGCTCAAGAACTATATAATAGATGGGGGAGCCAGGAAGGGCAGGAAATTACTGCTCAGTTGATTGAAATTATCGAATTTCGTCAAAATCCCCAGGAACTTAGAGCCCGTAATGGCGGGGTTATGGGACTTCTGGAAAGTGCTACTCCCCTACTGTTAAGATTTCTGTTCTAA